The following proteins are co-located in the Lentibacillus sp. JNUCC-1 genome:
- a CDS encoding YegS/Rv2252/BmrU family lipid kinase, producing the protein MRYNKAVLIYNGVAGGNNLQQKLAQTLPILSQAIRSLNVVQTLSQEETEDVCQNLDSDIELLLILGGDGTVHVCINVLAKLEHRPVIGILPGGTSNDFTRTLGIPQNLQTAAQTIVNGIEKPIDVGVSGTDYFLNFWGVGLVTETSKNIDVSQKQNLGVLSYLLSTIKSIGNANNFTYELETEEETYKGDAVLIFVLNGRFIGTRELPIPTLEADDGMLEVLIVKNSNLGSFREFMAMKNPDMDKSAFQQIEHFRVKDLAIKAKPKQEVDMDGEIYQMTPAEISILPGHFRMIGVSEPL; encoded by the coding sequence GTGCGATATAATAAAGCAGTGTTGATTTATAACGGCGTGGCTGGGGGAAACAATTTGCAGCAAAAACTGGCTCAGACACTACCAATCCTCAGTCAGGCAATTCGATCGCTAAATGTTGTTCAAACATTATCTCAAGAAGAAACAGAAGACGTTTGCCAGAACCTGGATTCTGATATAGAGCTGTTGCTTATACTTGGAGGGGATGGCACAGTGCACGTGTGTATTAATGTTTTGGCTAAGTTGGAGCACAGACCTGTCATTGGAATCTTACCGGGCGGGACCTCGAATGATTTCACACGGACACTGGGCATACCTCAGAATCTGCAGACTGCTGCTCAAACCATTGTGAATGGAATCGAAAAACCAATTGATGTAGGTGTCTCAGGTACCGATTATTTCCTTAATTTTTGGGGTGTGGGTTTGGTGACTGAAACCTCAAAGAATATAGACGTTTCCCAAAAGCAGAATCTGGGTGTGCTCAGTTATTTGTTGAGTACGATTAAATCTATTGGAAATGCCAATAACTTTACTTATGAACTTGAAACTGAAGAAGAGACATATAAAGGGGATGCGGTATTGATTTTCGTGTTGAACGGTCGTTTTATCGGGACCAGAGAACTGCCAATCCCAACATTAGAGGCTGATGACGGAATGCTTGAGGTTCTTATTGTGAAGAATTCCAATCTGGGTTCTTTTCGGGAGTTCATGGCTATGAAAAATCCCGATATGGATAAAAGCGCTTTTCAGCAAATTGAACACTTTCGGGTAAAAGATTTGGCCATCAAAGCCAAACCTAAACAAGAAGTGGATATGGATGGAGAAATTTATCAAATGACACCTGCAGAGATATCTATTTTGCCCGGTCATTTTCGCATGATAGGTGTTTCAGAGCCCTTATAA